Proteins from a genomic interval of Clostridium sp. 'White wine YQ':
- a CDS encoding flavodoxin family protein: MKIIAVNGSPRKRWNTATLLNKALEGAESQGAETEIINLYDIEYKGCISCFACKRKDGVHGKCAMNDDLTPILEKLETADAIIFGSPIYYMNITSSMLALLERFLFSHSIYSTEIPTVFPRKVQAGFIYTMNINEKLSNESGIKGVLKTHQKHIERMLGRQLELLYCYDTYQFTDYDKYESSIFSKEAKEKQRDEQFPIDCKESFEMGVRLVKKA; the protein is encoded by the coding sequence ATGAAAATTATTGCAGTTAACGGAAGTCCACGAAAAAGATGGAATACAGCAACTTTGCTAAATAAAGCGCTTGAGGGAGCGGAGTCTCAAGGGGCAGAAACTGAAATTATAAATTTATATGATATAGAATACAAGGGATGCATAAGTTGCTTTGCATGTAAAAGAAAAGATGGAGTGCATGGCAAATGTGCGATGAATGATGATTTAACACCTATTCTTGAAAAGTTAGAAACAGCAGATGCTATTATTTTTGGGTCTCCAATTTACTATATGAATATTACATCATCAATGCTAGCTCTTTTAGAACGCTTTCTATTTTCTCATAGTATATATAGTACAGAAATACCAACGGTTTTTCCAAGAAAAGTCCAAGCAGGTTTTATTTATACCATGAATATAAACGAAAAACTAAGTAATGAGTCTGGAATTAAAGGAGTCTTAAAAACACACCAGAAGCATATTGAAAGAATGCTAGGAAGACAACTAGAACTTTTATATTGCTATGACACATATCAATTTACTGATTATGATAAGTATGAATCTTCTATTTTCTCAAAAGAAGCAAAGGAGAAGCAAAGAGATGAACAGTTCCCTATTGATTGTAAAGAATCATTTGAAATGGGAGTGAGGCTTGTAAAAAAAGCTTAA
- a CDS encoding GNAT family N-acetyltransferase, which translates to MEVVKGNCDYLKDCEEALVNSELGKRYFSKLGSARKALEDGFKKEEIYIAIDNDNNCRGFIWFILNGVFHSFPYLHIIAVKEDSRNLGIGKMLLQFFEDTCFKDYSKLFLVVADFNPDAKRLYEKIGYIEVGAIPSLYRDGITEHLMMKTRKSGS; encoded by the coding sequence ATGGAAGTTGTAAAAGGGAACTGTGATTACCTAAAGGATTGTGAAGAAGCTTTAGTAAATTCTGAATTAGGAAAAAGATATTTTTCAAAGCTAGGAAGTGCCAGAAAAGCATTGGAAGACGGCTTTAAAAAAGAAGAAATATATATTGCTATAGATAATGACAATAACTGTAGAGGATTCATTTGGTTTATTTTAAATGGCGTATTTCACTCATTTCCATACCTGCATATAATTGCAGTAAAAGAAGATAGTCGTAACCTAGGAATAGGAAAAATGTTACTACAATTCTTTGAAGATACTTGTTTTAAAGACTATTCAAAATTGTTCTTGGTAGTAGCAGATTTCAACCCAGATGCAAAAAGATTATACGAGAAAATTGGGTATATTGAAGTAGGGGCAATACCTAGTCTGTATAGGGATGGAATAACAGAGCATTTAATGATGAAAACTAGAAAAAGTGGCTCATAG
- a CDS encoding nucleotidyltransferase domain-containing protein — MEIEMTIDKIKNALKKVRGIECVVLGGSRAKGSFSEKSDIDIGIYYSDRSKLDLESMSRIATELDDTHRSNLITKIGEWGPWINGGGWLNIDGITVDFLLRDLNKVGSVIDECLNGKITIDYQAGHPHGFVNSIYVAEIFYCKILLDENNNIAKLKDKITPYPHAIKRGIVEKFLWEAGFSCSIASKSVAKKDIVYAYGCFYRAVSCLTQVVYALNETYIMNEKGALTNACAFKITPRNFEGRIEKLFCSLTAEPEDIENLIEQLSGIIKEVEELCKKYI; from the coding sequence TTGGAAATTGAAATGACTATTGATAAAATAAAGAATGCTCTAAAGAAAGTGAGAGGTATTGAGTGTGTTGTCCTTGGAGGTTCAAGAGCAAAGGGGAGTTTTTCAGAAAAATCAGATATAGATATTGGAATATATTATTCTGACCGTTCAAAATTAGATTTAGAAAGCATGAGTAGAATAGCTACTGAATTAGATGATACGCATCGTTCAAACCTTATAACAAAAATAGGGGAATGGGGACCATGGATAAATGGTGGAGGCTGGCTAAATATTGATGGAATTACAGTAGACTTTTTATTAAGAGATTTAAATAAGGTAGGTTCTGTTATAGATGAATGTTTAAATGGTAAGATTACAATTGATTATCAAGCAGGACACCCGCATGGATTTGTGAATTCTATTTATGTAGCAGAAATATTTTACTGTAAAATACTTTTGGATGAAAATAATAATATAGCTAAACTAAAAGATAAAATTACTCCATATCCTCATGCTATAAAAAGAGGAATAGTAGAAAAGTTTTTATGGGAAGCAGGTTTTTCATGCTCAATAGCTAGTAAAAGCGTAGCAAAAAAAGATATCGTATATGCTTATGGATGCTTTTATCGTGCAGTTTCATGCCTTACTCAAGTTGTATATGCACTAAATGAAACATACATCATGAATGAAAAAGGTGCATTAACCAATGCATGTGCTTTTAAAATTACACCACGAAATTTTGAGGGCAGAATTGAAAAGTTATTTTGCTCATTAACAGCTGAACCAGAAGATATAGAAAACCTGATAGAGCAATTATCAGGAATTATAAAAGAAGTGGAAGAACTATGTAAAAAATATATATAA
- a CDS encoding pyridoxamine 5'-phosphate oxidase family protein — protein MEKALEFLKECGTFYIATTEGDQPRVRPFGAVFENEGKLYIVTNNTKKCFNQMLENPKVEISGMNKGQWIRLAGEVKHDDRREVKELALETIPSLKNMYSIDDGIFAVLYFTKGTATIYSFKGEPETFSL, from the coding sequence ATGGAAAAAGCATTAGAATTTTTAAAGGAATGTGGTACTTTTTATATCGCCACAACTGAAGGGGATCAACCAAGAGTTAGACCTTTTGGTGCTGTATTTGAAAATGAAGGAAAGTTATACATTGTTACAAACAATACAAAAAAATGTTTTAATCAAATGTTAGAAAATCCTAAAGTTGAAATATCAGGAATGAATAAGGGTCAATGGATTCGTTTAGCTGGAGAAGTTAAGCATGATGATAGACGTGAAGTTAAAGAACTAGCTCTAGAAACTATTCCATCTTTAAAAAATATGTACAGTATTGATGATGGTATTTTTGCAGTTTTATACTTCACTAAAGGAACTGCTACTATTTACTCATTTAAAGGCGAACCAGAAACATTTTCACTATAA
- a CDS encoding winged helix-turn-helix transcriptional regulator — translation MENSKCLFGKCPYTTAQKVFSGKWSILIMYHLSDGAVRYGELQRRIGDITQATLTKQLRMLEDFGLVSRYIYSEIPPKVEYSLTDLGHEFKPVLEQFKIWGDKYIKSLENKKSN, via the coding sequence ATGGAAAACTCAAAATGTCTTTTTGGAAAGTGTCCATATACTACAGCACAGAAAGTATTTTCAGGGAAATGGTCGATTCTTATTATGTATCACTTAAGTGATGGAGCTGTTCGTTATGGAGAATTACAAAGAAGAATTGGAGATATCACACAAGCTACATTAACAAAGCAATTGAGAATGCTTGAAGACTTTGGATTAGTTAGCAGATATATTTATTCAGAAATACCACCGAAGGTAGAATATTCACTTACGGATTTAGGGCATGAATTTAAGCCTGTATTAGAGCAGTTTAAAATTTGGGGAGATAAATATATTAAATCTCTTGAAAATAAAAAATCTAATTAA
- a CDS encoding polysaccharide deacetylase family protein codes for MANIFLRFPEGKKKALTLSYDDGVEQDIKLVEIMNKYGLKGTFNLNSGLYAEEGTVYPEGQVHRRMTEKQIKETFMNSGHEIAVHSLTHPFLEQLPAHMAVNEIIKDRENLEKQFGTIVRGMAYPYGTFSDDVVEALRLCGIAYARTVIPSKDFKIPKDWLRLSATCHHTAPDFEKLTKKFIEDKVTQGPYLFYLWGHSYEFEANNNWGLIEDFAKYVGNRNDIWYATNIEIYDYIDAYNRLQFSVDGKRVKNPSSITVWFEHSEKIIKIEAGATIEI; via the coding sequence ATGGCAAATATTTTTTTAAGATTTCCAGAAGGTAAGAAAAAGGCACTTACGTTAAGTTATGATGATGGTGTCGAACAAGATATAAAGCTTGTGGAGATTATGAATAAGTATGGATTAAAAGGAACCTTTAACTTAAATAGTGGACTATATGCTGAAGAAGGAACGGTTTATCCAGAAGGACAAGTTCATCGTAGAATGACAGAAAAACAGATTAAGGAAACTTTTATGAATTCAGGTCATGAAATTGCAGTACATTCCTTAACACATCCATTTCTAGAACAGTTACCTGCTCATATGGCTGTAAATGAAATAATAAAAGATAGGGAGAATCTAGAAAAGCAATTTGGTACAATTGTGCGTGGAATGGCATATCCATATGGTACTTTTAGTGATGATGTAGTAGAGGCACTTAGATTATGTGGTATAGCGTATGCAAGAACTGTAATTCCTTCAAAAGATTTTAAAATTCCAAAAGATTGGCTTAGGTTATCTGCAACTTGTCATCATACAGCACCAGATTTTGAAAAGCTTACAAAGAAGTTTATTGAGGATAAAGTAACTCAAGGACCATATTTATTTTATTTATGGGGTCATAGTTATGAATTTGAAGCTAATAATAATTGGGGCTTAATCGAAGATTTTGCTAAATATGTTGGAAATAGAAATGATATTTGGTATGCAACTAATATAGAGATTTATGACTATATTGATGCTTATAACAGATTACAATTTAGCGTTGATGGTAAAAGAGTAAAAAATCCATCAAGTATAACAGTTTGGTTTGAACACTCAGAGAAAATTATTAAAATAGAAGCAGGCGCAACTATAGAGATTTAA
- a CDS encoding acyltransferase family protein, with the protein MRKYFLDNIRWMCILLLIPFHTCMIYNNFGENFYVKSDGVPLLTGFIQITYPWFMPILFVIAGMSSCYALTKRSPKEYINERKSKLLIPLISGILLLVPIQTFYAEKFHNGYSGGYFHQYILFFTKINDLTGYTGGLTPAHLWFILYLYVISLISLPIIIRYRKSNRKMPIDKLSLLKILPMFLIFLIMKLILDISGKSLGEYFALFMLGYLVLSEDRVQEKLEKNRWMLFIALIFLTVLNLVFQNVLKCSYGTIYDIFEGFLTWIGILAILGMGKHYLNFTNGITKYFTKASFPFYVFHQSFVVLVGYYALKNISSISIQVVVIIVASFLLTILAYEILKRISITRFLFGINK; encoded by the coding sequence ATGAGAAAATATTTTTTAGATAATATTAGATGGATGTGTATTTTACTGCTCATACCTTTCCATACTTGTATGATTTATAATAACTTTGGAGAGAACTTCTATGTGAAAAGTGATGGAGTGCCTTTACTTACTGGATTTATACAAATAACATATCCATGGTTTATGCCTATATTATTCGTTATTGCAGGAATGAGTTCTTGTTATGCACTTACCAAAAGATCTCCTAAAGAATACATTAATGAAAGAAAATCAAAATTATTGATCCCATTAATATCTGGTATTTTATTATTAGTTCCAATACAAACTTTTTATGCCGAAAAATTTCATAACGGATATAGTGGGGGATATTTTCATCAATATATATTGTTTTTTACAAAAATAAATGATTTAACAGGATATACTGGAGGATTAACACCAGCACATTTGTGGTTTATTTTGTATTTGTATGTTATTTCTTTAATATCGCTACCAATTATAATAAGATATCGAAAAAGTAATAGAAAGATGCCTATAGACAAGCTTTCTTTACTAAAGATACTTCCTATGTTTTTGATTTTTCTAATTATGAAATTGATTTTAGATATAAGTGGAAAGAGCTTAGGTGAATATTTTGCGTTATTTATGCTTGGCTATTTAGTACTATCTGAAGATAGAGTTCAAGAGAAACTTGAAAAAAATAGATGGATGTTATTTATAGCGTTAATATTCTTAACAGTTTTGAATTTGGTATTTCAAAATGTATTAAAATGTTCCTATGGAACTATATATGATATTTTTGAAGGATTTCTAACTTGGATTGGCATTCTAGCGATTCTTGGTATGGGAAAACATTATTTAAACTTTACAAATGGAATTACCAAATATTTCACTAAGGCATCATTCCCATTTTATGTTTTCCATCAATCTTTTGTAGTATTAGTGGGGTATTATGCATTAAAAAACATATCCTCAATTAGTATACAAGTGGTTGTTATAATAGTAGCTAGTTTTCTACTAACAATACTAGCTTATGAAATTTTAAAAAGAATATCTATTACGCGATTTTTGTTTGGAATAAATAAATAA
- a CDS encoding Dabb family protein → MVKHIVMWKLKDIAEGNSKEENAKKIKEGLESLKNKIDTIKAIEVGININETAQAFDIVLYSEFDTVEGLDIYQNHPEHLKVAGFVRSVVSERVVADYEV, encoded by the coding sequence ATGGTTAAACATATAGTAATGTGGAAATTGAAAGATATTGCAGAAGGAAATAGTAAAGAAGAGAATGCTAAAAAAATAAAAGAAGGATTAGAAAGCTTAAAAAATAAAATAGATACAATAAAAGCTATAGAAGTAGGCATAAACATAAATGAAACTGCACAAGCTTTTGATATAGTGCTTTATTCAGAATTCGATACAGTAGAAGGACTAGATATATATCAAAATCATCCTGAACACTTAAAAGTTGCTGGATTTGTAAGAAGCGTTGTAAGTGAAAGAGTTGTGGCAGATTACGAAGTATAA
- a CDS encoding NUDIX hydrolase, translated as MSWVNDIERYNPYNEQEKKDKEMMLYYINAFENVLTRENEIAHMTSSAFVLNKERDKVLMIYHNIYDSWGWTGGHSDGEKDLLAVAIREAREETGIKIASPITTEIFSLDVLPVAGHVKNGNYVSAHLHLSVTYLLEADEEEELIIKEDENSGVKWIPIDEVVDASNEPHMKKVYSKIISKIKLL; from the coding sequence ATGAGTTGGGTAAATGATATCGAAAGATATAATCCTTATAATGAACAAGAAAAAAAAGACAAGGAAATGATGCTCTATTATATAAATGCATTTGAAAATGTCTTAACAAGAGAGAATGAAATTGCCCATATGACAAGTTCAGCATTTGTATTAAATAAGGAAAGAGATAAAGTTCTTATGATTTATCATAATATATATGATTCTTGGGGATGGACAGGAGGACATTCAGATGGAGAAAAGGATCTATTAGCAGTAGCTATAAGAGAAGCAAGAGAGGAAACCGGAATAAAGATAGCAAGCCCTATAACTACTGAAATATTTTCGTTAGATGTATTACCTGTAGCAGGTCATGTGAAAAATGGAAATTATGTGTCTGCCCATCTGCATTTATCAGTAACCTATTTACTTGAAGCAGATGAAGAAGAGGAACTGATAATTAAGGAAGATGAAAATAGTGGAGTTAAGTGGATTCCAATTGATGAGGTAGTTGATGCTAGTAATGAACCACATATGAAAAAAGTATATTCAAAAATAATTTCAAAGATTAAGTTACTTTAA
- a CDS encoding GNAT family N-acetyltransferase — translation MLNHVGTKVIETERLRLRPFKVWDAEDMYNNWASDEEVTKYLTWPTHKTIETTKRTIESWVNDYTNNQNYNWAIELKETCRVIGSMSLMNIDNRNENCEIGYCISRRLWGQGITTEAFKEVIKFAFNEVGFERITGRHAIENIASGKVMEKCSLQFEGVLRKINKNNKGILVDCKYYSILKADF, via the coding sequence TTGCTAAATCACGTAGGTACCAAGGTAATAGAAACTGAAAGGCTGAGACTGAGGCCCTTTAAGGTATGGGATGCTGAGGACATGTATAATAACTGGGCGTCTGATGAGGAGGTAACTAAATATTTAACTTGGCCAACTCATAAAACTATAGAAACTACAAAAAGAACTATTGAGAGTTGGGTAAATGATTATACTAATAATCAGAATTATAACTGGGCGATAGAATTAAAAGAAACTTGTAGGGTAATAGGTTCTATGAGCCTTATGAACATAGATAACCGAAATGAAAATTGTGAGATTGGTTATTGTATAAGCAGAAGACTATGGGGACAGGGAATAACAACAGAAGCCTTTAAGGAAGTAATTAAATTTGCATTTAATGAAGTAGGTTTTGAAAGAATAACAGGAAGACATGCTATAGAAAACATAGCCTCAGGGAAGGTTATGGAGAAATGCAGTTTGCAATTTGAAGGTGTTTTAAGAAAGATAAATAAAAATAATAAAGGGATATTGGTAGATTGCAAATACTACTCTATATTAAAAGCAGATTTCTAA
- a CDS encoding M55 family metallopeptidase, with amino-acid sequence MKIYISVDIEGITGVTSWSETEKNHSDFERFANQMTKEVKAACEGAFEAGASEIYVKDAHDSARNIDINELPEYVKLSSGWTGDPMSMVSGLDSSFDATMFIGYHSRAGSGTSPLAHTLNTSISHIKLNDIYVSEFLINAYAAALYDVPVVFVSGDKGLIEEVSLTNGNIKTLAVKEGIGGSAVSIHPRKAIEATKSLVKKALKEDYNLCRITLPSNFKVEIAYQKHETAYRNSFYPGVKLVSPKVIEFTTNDYYEVLRLFHFLA; translated from the coding sequence ATGAAGATTTATATAAGTGTAGATATCGAGGGTATAACAGGTGTTACTAGCTGGAGTGAAACAGAAAAAAATCATAGTGATTTTGAAAGATTTGCAAACCAAATGACTAAAGAAGTTAAGGCAGCATGTGAAGGAGCTTTTGAAGCAGGAGCTAGTGAAATCTATGTAAAAGATGCACATGATAGTGCTAGAAATATTGACATTAATGAACTTCCCGAGTATGTAAAACTTTCTAGTGGATGGACTGGTGATCCTATGAGTATGGTAAGTGGATTAGATAGCAGCTTTGATGCAACCATGTTTATAGGATACCATTCAAGGGCGGGTAGCGGGACTAGTCCCTTAGCACATACACTAAATACGTCAATATCACATATAAAATTAAATGACATTTATGTAAGTGAATTTTTAATTAATGCATATGCAGCTGCCTTATATGATGTTCCAGTAGTTTTTGTTAGTGGAGATAAAGGATTGATTGAAGAAGTAAGTTTAACTAATGGAAATATCAAAACTTTAGCTGTTAAAGAGGGAATAGGAGGAAGTGCCGTAAGTATTCATCCTAGAAAGGCAATAGAAGCTACAAAAAGCTTAGTCAAAAAAGCATTAAAAGAGGATTATAACCTGTGTAGAATTACTTTGCCGAGTAATTTTAAAGTTGAAATAGCATATCAGAAACATGAAACTGCATATAGAAATTCTTTTTATCCAGGAGTAAAATTAGTTAGCCCAAAGGTTATAGAGTTTACTACTAATGATTACTATGAAGTATTAAGATTATTTCACTTTTTAGCTTAA
- a CDS encoding MBL fold metallo-hydrolase, with protein sequence MKIANGIEMLEIKANVMGRESSINPVLIWDEENVILVDTGFPGQMKEINEAIESAGIDIDRLNTIILTHQDIDHIGSALSLVKNSENEIKVLCHEEEKKYIQGDETPVKLAKLEKSLSSMPNEMKGMYEKLKAGFSLSKVRVDKTLKDGEELTFVGGTEVIYTPGHTPGHICLYIKKNKVLIAGDLLTVNDGVLSKASPNINYDTNLSDKSLEKLKKYDIEKVICYHGGLYEKNVNERISELSREA encoded by the coding sequence ATGAAAATAGCAAATGGAATTGAGATGTTAGAAATAAAAGCAAATGTTATGGGAAGAGAAAGTAGTATTAACCCAGTACTTATATGGGATGAAGAAAATGTTATATTAGTTGATACTGGATTTCCTGGTCAGATGAAGGAGATAAATGAAGCCATTGAATCAGCAGGAATTGATATTGATAGATTGAATACTATAATACTTACTCACCAAGACATTGATCATATAGGAAGTGCTTTAAGCTTAGTTAAGAATTCAGAAAATGAAATAAAGGTTTTATGTCATGAAGAAGAGAAAAAGTATATTCAAGGAGATGAAACTCCAGTTAAATTAGCTAAATTAGAGAAAAGTTTAAGTTCGATGCCAAATGAGATGAAAGGTATGTATGAAAAACTTAAGGCAGGATTTAGTTTGAGTAAAGTAAGGGTAGATAAAACATTAAAAGATGGAGAAGAGCTTACTTTTGTAGGAGGTACTGAAGTAATCTATACACCGGGACATACGCCAGGGCATATTTGTTTATATATCAAAAAAAATAAGGTTCTTATTGCAGGAGATTTGTTGACTGTAAATGATGGGGTTTTATCTAAGGCATCTCCAAATATAAATTATGATACAAATCTAAGCGATAAATCATTGGAGAAACTTAAAAAGTATGATATTGAAAAAGTGATATGCTATCATGGTGGGCTTTATGAAAAAAATGTTAATGAACGAATTAGTGAATTATCTCGAGAAGCTTAA
- a CDS encoding ElyC/SanA/YdcF family protein: MSSKDVREIAEAFNTIIKFLASKDIEELSAAELIKKYGTKKVDLLIILGNAIPFIAEEGARAFKNNLADEIMIVGGVGHSTKYLVNNIKNSQKYKDIHSENRSEADILKDIIVKYQEIEEETIIIENKSTNCGANADEAYEVLKRKKLNPKTILLMQDPTMQLRTCECFKKAWKDEGVTLINYAAFIPLIKETQGKLEFEDKNIYGLWDMERFISLIMGEIPRLRDDEKGYGPKGSGFIGHVDIPEEVNSAYEMLTSLYAEYIR; encoded by the coding sequence ATGTCCAGTAAAGATGTTAGAGAAATAGCCGAAGCATTTAATACCATAATAAAGTTTTTAGCCTCAAAAGATATAGAGGAATTATCAGCTGCCGAACTGATAAAAAAGTATGGGACTAAAAAAGTTGATTTACTAATTATTTTAGGAAATGCAATTCCATTTATAGCAGAAGAGGGTGCAAGAGCATTTAAAAATAACTTAGCAGATGAAATAATGATAGTAGGGGGAGTGGGGCATTCTACTAAGTATTTAGTAAACAATATAAAAAACAGCCAAAAATATAAAGATATACACAGTGAAAATCGTTCAGAGGCAGACATATTAAAGGATATAATTGTTAAATATCAAGAGATTGAAGAGGAAACGATAATAATTGAAAATAAGTCGACTAATTGTGGAGCCAATGCAGATGAAGCTTATGAAGTTTTGAAAAGAAAGAAATTAAATCCAAAAACAATTTTGCTAATGCAAGATCCAACAATGCAGTTAAGAACTTGTGAATGTTTTAAAAAAGCATGGAAAGATGAAGGAGTAACTTTAATAAATTATGCAGCATTTATACCTTTAATAAAGGAAACTCAAGGAAAACTTGAATTTGAAGATAAGAATATTTATGGACTTTGGGATATGGAAAGATTTATATCTCTTATTATGGGAGAGATACCAAGGTTAAGAGATGATGAAAAGGGATATGGTCCTAAAGGAAGTGGATTTATAGGACATGTGGATATACCAGAAGAAGTTAATAGTGCATATGAAATGTTAACTAGTTTATATGCAGAATATATTAGATGA